CGTTGCCCTGGAGGTCCTCGTCGCGCAGGGTGTCCAGGACCGTGAGGCCGACGATGCTGGAGACCGGGCTGCCGCCGGTGGAGGAGAAGAAATAGCCCTGCTCGCGGTAGCGGTCGGCGACCTCCTTGGAGGTGATGACGGCTCCGAGGGGGTGGCCGTTGCCCATGGCCTTGGCGACGCAGACGATGTCGGGCACGACACCCTGCTGCTCGAAGCCCCAGAACCAGTGCCCCAGGCGGCCGTAGCCGACCTGCACCTCGTCGGCGACGGCAAGGCCGCCGTGGCGGCGCACCGCCGCGTACACCTCGGCGAGGTATCCGTCGGGGAGGGCGACGCCGCCGGCGTTGCCGTAGAAGGTCTCGCCGATGAACGCCCCTGCCGGGCGGCCGGAAGCGGCCAGTTCGTCGATCACCGCGACGGCCTCGGGTGCGTAGCGCACGGCGTCCGTCCCGCGGTGCCGGCCCCGGTAGGAGTTGGGCGAGTCCACGGTGTGCACCCAACTCGGGCGGGTGGCCAGGGCGTTGGGGTTGTCCTGGAGCGACGTGGAGACGGCGTCGGAGGCGTACGTCCAGCCGTGGTACGCCTCGCGCAGTGCGACGACGTCGTGCAGGCCGGAGGCGCCGATGGCCAGCCGGAGGCCCAGGTCCACCGCCTCGGAGCCGGAGTTGACGAGGAACACCGTGTCCAGGGGATCGGGAAGCAGTCGGGCGAGGCGTTCGGTGAACTCCACCACGGAGGAGTAGTGGAAACGCGAGTTGGTGTTGAGCCGTCGCAACTGCCGGGAGACCGCCTGCTCGACGCGGGGGTGGGCGTGGCCCAGCGGGGTGACGTTGTTGACGATGTCGAGGTACGCGCGGCCCTCGGTGGACAGCAGATGGTGGCGCCAACCCCGCTCGATGCGGGGCGGGTCGGCGTAGTAGTGCCCCTGTACCGTGGCGAACGCGGCGGCGCGCCGGTCGAGCAGGTCCCCGTCGCGCGCACGGCCGGAGTCGGCCGGGAGGCCGAGGAGGGGCGCGGGGTCGGCGGTGAGGGCGAGCCAGCCGGCGGCGTACTCGGGCCGGACCAGGCGCGGGACGACGGGGCCGTCGGCCTCGCGCAGCGCGACGTGGACCATGGCGCCGGAGCCGAGGCGGGCGATGTCCTCGCCCGCCCCCACCGTCGCACCGGCGCCCACCAGGGGACGGCCCTGCCGGGCGAAGGACAGCGACAACACCCGTGTGCCGTAGGTGAGTTCCAACCGGTCCGGTGCCGCGGCGAGGACCCTGCCCGCGGCGGGCGCCTGGAGCACGGCGTCCCGGCCGAGCCAGAGATCGATCCCGGTGGGCACCGTGGCGGTCGACGCCACCGACAGCACCTGCGCCCGGGTGAGCCGCGCACGGGCGTACCGCGTGGCGACCGCGGCCGCGCCGTCCGCGAGCGCGGAGGCCGCCAGCCGGTCCTCGGGGCCGGCGTCCGTCCACGCTCCGTGGTCCATGCAATCGGCGTCGGTGGACAGGTCGAGGAGGAAGATGTCGGCGGCGGCGAGGCCGCGCAGGAGAGGGCGCACCGGGGTGTCGGCCTGCGTGGTCGCGGCGGGCGCGGCGGCCGTGCCGGTCGCGTCCCTGACGAGGCCGGTCATCACCGGCAGGGGCAGCCGGGTGGCCTGTTCGAATATGCGCCACTCGCGGTCGAGCGCGGCCTCGGCGTAGGCGTTGTCCTCGTCGACGGCGGCCTGCTGCCGCCCGCTGACCACCAGGACGGCGGCGCGCAGGATCACCAGCGGCCACAACGCCTCCGCCTCCTGAGGGGAGAGTGGCCGAACGGTGTGGAAGGCGCGGACGGCCGGCAGCACGTGGTGAGGCTCGATGCCGTCATGGTGCAGCAGCGAGGACAGTGTCACGGCGAGTTCGCCGACCGCCCAGCTCTCGGTCACGTCACCGAAGTCGATGACCCCGTCCGGCATGGGCG
This Streptomyces misionensis DNA region includes the following protein-coding sequences:
- a CDS encoding aminotransferase, which produces MLHDEYRTMDFFTEDALPVPRVTPAEAERIASEHLGSTARAQALGSQQDANFLLHDDGTPTAVLKIANPAFGATEIDAQDAAADLVASACPELRVATVLRRPDGSPRRTTVDTGNGPAVARLLRYLPGGTLSGPRHLSATTVAAMGTIAAEVSTALRGFRHPGLDRVLQWDPQHADRVVAKLAGHIDEPDRRAAVQDATAEAWGRVQEVAAALPSQAVHLDLTDDNLIRRPGTHPPMPDGVIDFGDVTESWAVGELAVTLSSLLHHDGIEPHHVLPAVRAFHTVRPLSPQEAEALWPLVILRAAVLVVSGRQQAAVDEDNAYAEAALDREWRIFEQATRLPLPVMTGLVRDATGTAAAPAATTQADTPVRPLLRGLAAADIFLLDLSTDADCMDHGAWTDAGPEDRLAASALADGAAAVATRYARARLTRAQVLSVASTATVPTGIDLWLGRDAVLQAPAAGRVLAAAPDRLELTYGTRVLSLSFARQGRPLVGAGATVGAGEDIARLGSGAMVHVALREADGPVVPRLVRPEYAAGWLALTADPAPLLGLPADSGRARDGDLLDRRAAAFATVQGHYYADPPRIERGWRHHLLSTEGRAYLDIVNNVTPLGHAHPRVEQAVSRQLRRLNTNSRFHYSSVVEFTERLARLLPDPLDTVFLVNSGSEAVDLGLRLAIGASGLHDVVALREAYHGWTYASDAVSTSLQDNPNALATRPSWVHTVDSPNSYRGRHRGTDAVRYAPEAVAVIDELAASGRPAGAFIGETFYGNAGGVALPDGYLAEVYAAVRRHGGLAVADEVQVGYGRLGHWFWGFEQQGVVPDIVCVAKAMGNGHPLGAVITSKEVADRYREQGYFFSSTGGSPVSSIVGLTVLDTLRDEDLQGNAVRVGSHLKRRLEALAERYGIVGAVHGSGLYLGLELVRDRTTLEPATEETAELCDRMLELGVIVQPTGDHLNILKIKPPLCIDSAAADFFADMLDLALAQLGHGHTG